The proteins below are encoded in one region of Misgurnus anguillicaudatus chromosome 24, ASM2758022v2, whole genome shotgun sequence:
- the LOC129437852 gene encoding uncharacterized protein produces MKPWRKKFKWLSFCCPWQCSNLKRQQYASEVYIQTQAYFSETEIQQGTDAVPSSPDKVAKPLKDHVTPQHQTSLDDFECFTHFPAITLVEPLVIEMTPQHQTSPVEEEELPMWPSFTEKDLTQEQATQQERPPEYCGERKIRKEPLVIKVTPQCQISPVEEVELTLWPSFTEEDLTQAQATKQEIPSERCEERKKPQVNKVTTQRQASPVEEEELALWPSFTEKDLTQAQATEQERPPEHCGKRKKRKKPPVNTVTPQCQISPVEKEELPMWPSFTEKDLTQEQATQQERPPEHCGERKIRKEPLVIKVTPQCQISPVEKEELPMWPSFTEKDLTQAQATEQERPPEHCGERKIRKEPLVIKVTPQCQILPVEEEELTLWPSFTEKDLTQAQATEQERPPGRCEKRKKRKKPLLITVTPQCQTSPAEDEILPLWPSFTEKDLTQAQATEQERPPEHCGKRKKRKKPPVNTVTPQCQISPVEKEELPMWPSFTEKDLTQEQATEQERPPGRCEEKKIRKKPLLITVTPQCQTSPAEDEILPLWPSFTEKDSTQAQATEQERPPGRCEEKKIRKKPLLITVTPQCQTLSDEDKISSLWPSIIVKEPAQVERIVEQRPRKRDGKINISKVPLHQAPHAVVEMLPVKERQGETDHPEVIIQRPLPKLAWMDTGNVPVTQLDDLQVDEKEPAQVERIVEQRPRKRDGKINRSKVPLHQAPHAVVEMLPVQERLGGKNVNQTDHPEVIIQRPLPKLAWMDTGNVPVTQLDDLQVDEKSRPEDQVMRRIKHFVPSYAEETFFQRKKWIPKVDPKHFSVNTLTAWRVSRKRQQKEEELRKQKEKEQIQALHKKYFNDPAMKHLIINKNNRFNKEKNRPTSPCCLPSRFTLLPYLYCK; encoded by the coding sequence TCAAAAGACAACAGTATGCCAGTGAGGTTTACATTCAAACACAGGCATATTTCAGTGAAACAGAGATCCAGCAAGGAACAGATGCGGTACCCTCTTCACCTGACAAAGTGGCAAAACCATTAAAGGATCATGTGACGCCTCAGCATCAAACCTCACTTGATGACTTCGaatgttttacacattttcCAGCCATCACATTGGTAGAACCACTGGTGATTGAAATGACCCCTCAGCACCAAACTTCACCTGTGGAAGAAGAAGAACTGCCAATGTGGCCATCCTTCACGGAGAAAGACTTGACTCAGGAACAGGCGACACAGCAAGAGAGACCTCCTGAATACTGTGGAGAAAGAAAGATAAGAAAGGAGCCACTGGTGATAAAAGTAACCCCTCAGTGCCAGATTTCACCTGTGGAAGAAGTAGAACTGACACTGTggccatccttcacagaggAAGACTTAACTCAGGCACAGGCGACAAAGCAAGAGATACCTTCTGAACGctgtgaagaaagaaagaaaccacAGGTGAACAAAGTAACCACTCAGCGCCAAGCTTCACCTGTGGAAGAAGAAGAACTGGCACTGTGGCCATCCTTCACAGAGAAAGACTTGACTCAGGCACAGGCGACAGAGCAAGAAAGACCTCCTGAACACTgtggaaaaagaaagaaaagaaagaaaccaCCGGTGAACACAGTAACCCCTCAGTGCCAGATTTCACCTGTGGAAAAAGAAGAACTGCCAATGTGGCCATCCTTCACGGAGAAAGACTTGACTCAGGAACAGGCGACACAGCAAGAGAGACCTCCTGAACACTGTGGAGAAAGAAAGATAAGAAAGGAGCCACTGGTGATAAAAGTAACCCCTCAGTGCCAGATTTCACCTGTGGAAAAAGAAGAACTGCCAATGTGGCCATCCTTCACAGAGAAAGACTTGACTCAGGCACAGGCGACAGAGCAAGAAAGACCTCCTGAACACTGTGGAGAAAGAAAGATAAGAAAGGAGCCACTGGTGATAAAAGTAACCCCTCAGTGTCAGATTTTACCTGTGGAAGAAGAAGAACTGACACTGTGGCCATCCTTCACAGAGAAAGACTTAACTCAGGCACAGGCGACAGAGCAAGAGAGACCTCCTGGCCGCTgtgaaaagagaaagaaaagaaagaaaccaCTGTTGATAACAGTAACCCCTCAGTGCCAGACTTCACCTGCTGAAGATGAAATACTGCCGCTGTGGCCATCCTTCACAGAGAAAGACTTGACTCAGGCACAGGCGACAGAGCAAGAAAGACCTCCTGAACACTgtggaaaaagaaagaaaagaaagaaaccaCCGGTGAACACAGTAACCCCTCAGTGCCAGATTTCACCTGTGGAAAAAGAAGAACTGCCAATGTGGCCATCCTTCACGGAGAAAGACTTGACTCAGGAACAGGCGACAGAGCAAGAGAGACCTCCTGGCCGCTGTGAAGAAAAAAAGATAAGAAAGAAACCACTGTTGATAACAGTAACCCCTCAGTGCCAGACTTCACCTGCTGAAGATGAAATACTGCCGCTGTGGCCATCCTTCACAGAGAAAGACTCAACTCAGGCACAGGCGACAGAGCAAGAGAGACCTCCTGGCCGCTGTGAAGAAAAAAAGATAAGAAAGAAACCACTGTTGATAACAGTAACCCCTCAGTGCCAGACCTTATCTGATGAAGATAAAATATCGTCGCTGTGGCCATCCATTATAGTAAAAGAACCGGCTCAGGTCGAGAGGATAGTGGAACAGAGACCACGTAAAAGGGAtggtaaaataaatataagtaaAGTACCTTTGCATCAGGCTCCACATGCTGTCGTCGAAATGTTGCCTGTGAAAGAAAGGCAAGGAGAAACTGATCATCCAGAAGTTATAATTCAAAGACCTTTACCAAAACTTGCTTGGATGGACACAGGCAACGTACCAGTAACTCAACTGGATGATTTACAGGTGGATGAAAAAGAACCGGCTCAGGTCGAGAGGATAGTGGAACAGAGACCACGTAAAAGGGATGGTAAAATAAATAGAAGTAAGGTACCTTTGCATCAGGCTCCACATGCTGTCGTCGAAATGTTGCCTGTGCAAGAAAGGCTAGGAGGGAAAAATGTGAACCAAACTGATCATCCAGAAGTTATTATTCAAAGACCTTTACCAAAACTTGCTTGGATGGACACAGGCAACGTACCAGTAACTCAACTGGATGATTTACAGGTGGATGAAAAAAGCAGGCCTGAAGATCAAGTGATGagaagaataaaacattttgtgccATCATATGCTGAGGAAACTTTTTTCCAAAGGAAAAAGTGGATACCAAAGGTTGACCCGAAACATTTTTCAGTTAACACTCTTACAGCATGGAGGGTCTCTAGAAAAAGACAGCAGAAGGAAGAGGAATTAAGAaaacagaaagagaaagaacagaTACAGGCTCttcacaaaaaatatttcaacGATCCAGCGATGAAACATCTCataattaacaaaaataatagaTTTAATAAGGAAAAGAATAGGCCAACCTCTCCATGCTGTCTGCCATCTAGATTTACACTCCTTCCCTATctatattgtaaataa